The sequence TGCCGTAGGAGAGCAGTTTCGTAATGACGCTTTTTCCGGATTCGTATTCCCGGCGTTCCGCTCCGGACGCCTTGACCAGCCGAATTTCCGACAGCACACCGCTGAGCACCGCCGTAAAGGAAGCCGTCTCATCCTGCATGCCTTTGGAAATCTTGTACATCATCCGCCCGAGCGGCACAAGGACAAGCGCCGAAAGAGGCAGCACGGTGAACAGGACCAGCGTCATTTTCCAATTCAGATAAAATAGCACTGAGATCGAACCGACAATGGAAATGATGCCGGTGAACAGGCTGGCGGCATGTTCCGATACCAGCGTCTTGATAATTCCCGTATCGCTTGTCATGCGGCTGACGCTTTCGCCTGTCCGGATGTCGTTATAATAGGTGACAGGCAGCAGAAGGAGCTTGCGCCATAGACGTTCCCTTAAGCCGGCAACCATTTTCTGGCCCGCATAGTTCAGCAGGTAGACGGATATGCCCGCGGCGGCGGTCTGGGCGATGAAAGCGCCGGCGATTCCGGCGATCTGCAGCCAGCTTACCGAAGCCAGCGAAAATCCGTCGACCAGCCCTTTGGTAAACATCGGGATGACCAGCGACACCAGCGTGGAAATGACGCTGAGCGTAATAGCCAGGGCAAGCAGACCATACGGCGGTTTCGTTTCTTTAAGCAATTTGAGAAATGGACGGAGGTTCTTTCCGCCCCTAGGCTTTGTTGAGGTTGTCATTGATAATCCTTCCCTTCATGGCGAATAATCACAAAATACTCCCTCTTTGTAAACAGAAGTTAAACTCGCCACTCTGCGGCCGCACGGTAATCCTCCGGAGTATTGATATTCAGCAGCGGGGACGGCCCTCCATCCAAGGCGCCCGTAAAGCCCGCTTCCGGTACATACAGAACCTCCATACTTTCCAGCCATTCCATGACCTTTAACCTTCCGTGCAGCAGGGCATTTTCCAAGCCGGGAAGGACATCCTTATGGTACAGCCCCAGCAGCGGCTGCGCTTTGCCTGACTGTGACACCGGCACCACCACAAGCGGCCCGGAGCCTTCCCCCGCTGAATCTGCGTCCACACGCTTTTCGTCCCGCTTCAAAGTGTCCACAATGTACCGCATAAACGCCGCGGAGGCAAACGGCAAATCGCAGGGGGCGGTCAAATACCATTCCGCGTCCAAAGCGGTCATCCCCGCATGAAGCCCCGCCAGTGGACCGCACCCCGGGAAGCGGTCCACAGCCTGCGGAAGCCCCAGGAAGCGGTAACCCTCCCGCTCCTCCGGCCCGCAGGCGATCGTGATCGGCTCCGCGACTTCCCCGAGCGCGGCGGCAACCCGGGCAATAGCGGGAATGCCCCCGAAATCCAGAAGAGACTTATCGGCGCCCATCCGTCTGGAGCGGCCTCCGGCGATCAGAATACCGGCAATATGCATAACGTCACCGCCTTTTTTTTGACAAAA is a genomic window of Paenibacillus durus ATCC 35681 containing:
- a CDS encoding molybdenum cofactor guanylyltransferase, whose amino-acid sequence is MHIAGILIAGGRSRRMGADKSLLDFGGIPAIARVAAALGEVAEPITIACGPEEREGYRFLGLPQAVDRFPGCGPLAGLHAGMTALDAEWYLTAPCDLPFASAAFMRYIVDTLKRDEKRVDADSAGEGSGPLVVVPVSQSGKAQPLLGLYHKDVLPGLENALLHGRLKVMEWLESMEVLYVPEAGFTGALDGGPSPLLNINTPEDYRAAAEWRV